From the genome of Phreatobacter cathodiphilus, one region includes:
- a CDS encoding 30S ribosomal protein S2, translating to MALPDFSMRQLLEAGCHFGHQAHRWNPKMNQYIFGVRNNIHILDLAQTVPMLHRALVAVSDTVAKGGRVLFVGTKRQAQEAIAAGAKQCAQYYVNSRWLGGTMTNWKTVSGSISRLRKLDEALASGGAGYTKKEALTLAREKEKLERALGGIKDMGGVPDLMFVIDTNKEAIAILEAKRLGIPVVAIVDTNCDPDGITYPIPGNDDAGRAISLYCDLIARAAIDGIGRAQGSSGIDLGASEKPMVEDLPEAAAPAGVERLAGPRGPADELIKLTGVSPDIEKQLNDLGIFHFWQIAGFTASDAAEIGDSVGLPGRVQGWIDQAKTLVEAEAA from the coding sequence ATGGCGCTGCCCGATTTCAGCATGCGTCAGCTTTTGGAAGCTGGCTGCCACTTTGGCCATCAGGCCCACCGCTGGAACCCGAAGATGAATCAGTACATCTTCGGCGTCCGCAACAACATCCACATCCTCGACCTCGCCCAGACCGTGCCGATGCTGCATCGCGCGCTCGTCGCCGTGTCCGACACGGTGGCGAAGGGCGGCCGCGTGCTCTTCGTCGGCACCAAGCGCCAGGCCCAGGAGGCGATCGCCGCCGGTGCCAAGCAGTGCGCCCAGTATTACGTCAACTCCCGCTGGCTCGGCGGCACGATGACCAACTGGAAGACCGTGTCCGGTTCGATCTCGCGCCTGCGCAAGCTGGACGAGGCGCTGGCCTCGGGCGGCGCCGGCTACACCAAGAAGGAAGCCCTCACTCTCGCCCGCGAGAAGGAGAAGCTAGAGCGCGCCCTCGGCGGTATCAAGGACATGGGCGGCGTGCCGGACCTGATGTTCGTGATCGACACCAACAAGGAGGCGATCGCCATCCTCGAGGCCAAGCGCCTCGGCATTCCGGTGGTCGCCATCGTCGACACCAACTGCGATCCGGACGGCATCACCTATCCGATCCCGGGCAATGACGACGCCGGCCGCGCCATCTCGCTGTACTGCGACCTGATCGCCCGCGCCGCCATCGACGGCATCGGCCGCGCCCAGGGCTCGTCGGGCATCGATCTCGGCGCCTCCGAGAAGCCGATGGTCGAGGACCTGCCCGAGGCCGCCGCTCCCGCCGGCGTCGAGCGTCTCGCCGGTCCGCGTGGGCCCGCCGACGAGCTGATCAAGCTCACCGGCGTGTCGCCCGACATCGAGAAGCAGCTCAACGACCTCGGCATCTTCCACTTCTGGCAGATCGCCGGCTTCACCGCCTCCGACGCCGCCGAGATCGGCGACAGCGTCGGCCTGCCGGGCCGCGTCCAGGGCTGGATCGACCAGGCCAAGACGCTGGTCGAGGCCGAAGCCGCCTGA
- a CDS encoding HAD hydrolase-like protein: MPSTILFDLDGTLTDPAPGIIGSFRKALADLGHEPPPYETLGWIIGPALRLSFPKVMGEGADAEAAVERYRVHYRAGGMYDLSLYPGMPESVAAIGAASARMFVCTAKPEPYAIPIVERFGYAPHFERVYGAALDGSLDDKADIIAKIIAEQGIDPADTVMIGDRMHDIHAAQRHGIASIGVAWGYGGVVELREAGATAICQRPEDLPEMVASLPC; encoded by the coding sequence ATGCCCAGCACAATCCTCTTCGACCTTGACGGGACCCTCACCGATCCCGCGCCGGGAATCATCGGCTCGTTCCGCAAGGCGCTCGCCGATCTCGGCCATGAGCCGCCGCCCTACGAGACGCTCGGCTGGATCATCGGCCCGGCCCTGCGCCTGTCCTTTCCGAAGGTGATGGGGGAGGGGGCGGATGCGGAAGCCGCCGTCGAGCGCTACCGGGTGCACTACCGCGCCGGCGGCATGTACGACCTCTCGCTCTATCCCGGCATGCCCGAGTCCGTGGCCGCCATCGGTGCGGCGTCGGCCCGCATGTTCGTCTGCACGGCCAAGCCCGAGCCCTATGCGATCCCCATCGTCGAGCGCTTCGGCTACGCGCCGCATTTCGAGCGGGTCTACGGCGCGGCGCTCGATGGCAGCCTCGACGACAAGGCCGACATCATCGCCAAGATCATCGCCGAACAGGGCATCGACCCCGCCGACACGGTCATGATCGGCGACCGGATGCACGACATCCACGCGGCGCAGCGCCACGGCATCGCCTCGATCGGCGTCGCCTGGGGCTATGGCGGCGTGGTGGAGCTGCGGGAAGCCGGCGCGACGGCGATCTGCCAGCGACCGGAGGATTTGCCGGAGATGGTGGCGTCCCTTCCGTGCTGA
- a CDS encoding MOSC domain-containing protein: MGKVISVSLDRRHRFSKASVPQITLIAGEGVAGDAHCGVTVKHRSRARFNPTLPNLRQVHLIHAELFDELAAKGFSVAPAELGENITTSGIDLLGLPTGARLSIGDAVIEITGLRNPCIQMDRFQDGLMQATLDRDAEGNLVRKAGIMGIVVAGGAVRPGDAIAVTLPEGPHRPLQKV; this comes from the coding sequence ATGGGCAAGGTCATTTCCGTCAGCCTCGACCGTCGGCACCGGTTCTCCAAGGCCTCCGTCCCGCAGATCACCCTCATTGCCGGCGAGGGGGTAGCGGGCGACGCCCATTGCGGGGTGACGGTGAAGCACCGCTCCCGCGCCCGTTTCAACCCGACGCTGCCGAACCTGCGACAGGTCCACCTCATCCACGCCGAACTCTTCGACGAACTGGCGGCGAAGGGCTTTTCCGTCGCCCCCGCCGAACTTGGCGAGAACATCACCACCTCCGGCATCGATCTGCTGGGCCTGCCGACCGGCGCCCGCCTCTCCATCGGTGATGCGGTCATCGAGATCACCGGCCTGCGCAACCCCTGCATCCAGATGGACCGGTTCCAGGACGGCCTGATGCAGGCGACCCTCGACCGGGATGCGGAGGGCAACCTCGTCCGCAAGGCCGGGATCATGGGCATCGTCGTCGCCGGCGGCGCCGTCCGGCCGGGCGACGCCATCGCGGTGACCCTGCCCGAGGGGCCGCACCGCCCGCTCCAGAAAGTCTGA
- a CDS encoding SDR family NAD(P)-dependent oxidoreductase: MGALDGKVAIVTGAARGIGKAIAQRFAAEGASVVLSDIDVTAGKATADEIGKTGKTAFVSADVGDAASVAGLVEAARKAFTGDIDILVNNAGIVHTAEFLDLAEADFDKVLRVNLKGSFLVGQAVARRMVEQVKAGKAPGAIVNMSSVNARLAIVNQIPYCVSKGGVGQLTNVMALGLSEHGIRVNAIGPGSIATEMLASVNTDRTARHRLFSRTPLRRLGEPDEIAKVAVFLASDASSYITGQTIYADGGRLGLNYTVPVQD, encoded by the coding sequence ATGGGCGCACTGGACGGCAAGGTTGCCATCGTCACGGGAGCCGCGCGCGGCATCGGCAAGGCCATCGCGCAACGGTTCGCGGCCGAGGGCGCGAGCGTGGTCCTCTCGGACATCGACGTCACGGCAGGCAAGGCCACCGCGGACGAAATCGGCAAGACCGGCAAGACCGCCTTCGTGTCCGCCGACGTGGGCGACGCCGCCTCGGTGGCCGGCCTGGTCGAGGCCGCCCGCAAGGCCTTTACCGGCGACATCGACATCCTCGTCAACAATGCCGGCATCGTCCACACGGCGGAATTCCTCGACCTCGCCGAGGCTGATTTCGACAAGGTGCTGCGGGTGAACCTGAAGGGCTCCTTCCTCGTGGGACAGGCCGTCGCCCGCCGCATGGTCGAGCAGGTCAAGGCCGGCAAGGCGCCCGGCGCCATCGTCAACATGAGCTCGGTCAACGCCCGGCTCGCCATCGTCAACCAGATCCCCTACTGCGTCTCCAAGGGCGGCGTGGGCCAGCTCACCAACGTCATGGCGCTGGGTCTTTCCGAGCACGGCATTCGCGTCAACGCCATCGGCCCGGGTTCCATCGCCACCGAGATGCTGGCGAGCGTCAACACCGACCGCACGGCCCGGCACCGCCTGTTCTCGCGCACGCCGCTGCGCCGCCTCGGCGAGCCGGACGAGATCGCCAAGGTCGCGGTGTTCCTGGCCTCCGACGCCTCCAGCTACATCACCGGCCAGACCATCTATGCCGACGGCGGCCGCCTCGGCCTGAACTACACGGTGCCGGTGCAGGATTGA
- a CDS encoding small ribosomal subunit Rsm22 family protein → MSADLPPALRAALEGLAGRFGGRDLAAASARITADYRAGRGSRLPSPVDLAAYAVARMPATYAACAAALAEAAERTACAPRSVLDVGCGPGTATWAAREAFPSLDRATLRDAHAGMVSLGRDLASEGPPLLSRADWQTGRLGADLPSADLVVASYALNELQPAEVAGAARALHAAAGQLLVLVEPGTPAGFAVIAAARAALLADGARLAAPCPTERPCPVAPPDWCHFSARLPRLRAHKAAKGADVPFEDERFAYLVAVRPGIAVTPAAARILRPPRADKAGTTFALCTPAGAVSRTVPSRDRDHHRLTRRLGWGDAFDIEPPEPP, encoded by the coding sequence TTGAGCGCCGACCTGCCGCCGGCCCTGAGGGCGGCGCTGGAGGGCCTCGCCGGCCGCTTCGGCGGCCGCGACCTCGCGGCCGCCAGCGCCCGCATCACCGCCGATTACCGCGCCGGCCGCGGTTCGCGTCTGCCCTCCCCCGTCGATCTCGCCGCCTATGCCGTCGCCCGGATGCCGGCGACCTATGCAGCCTGCGCCGCCGCGCTGGCCGAGGCGGCGGAGCGGACCGCCTGTGCGCCGCGATCCGTGCTGGACGTCGGCTGCGGGCCGGGCACGGCCACATGGGCCGCGCGAGAGGCCTTTCCGAGCCTCGACCGCGCCACGCTGCGCGACGCCCATGCCGGCATGGTCTCGCTCGGCCGCGACCTCGCCTCGGAGGGCCCGCCGCTGCTCTCCCGCGCCGACTGGCAGACCGGCCGTCTCGGCGCCGACCTCCCCTCCGCCGACCTCGTCGTCGCCAGCTACGCCCTCAACGAGCTGCAGCCCGCGGAGGTGGCCGGAGCGGCACGGGCGCTGCATGCGGCCGCGGGCCAGCTCCTCGTCCTGGTCGAACCGGGAACGCCCGCCGGCTTCGCGGTCATCGCCGCCGCCCGCGCCGCGCTGCTTGCCGACGGCGCGCGCCTCGCGGCGCCCTGCCCGACGGAGAGGCCCTGCCCGGTCGCGCCGCCCGACTGGTGCCATTTCTCCGCGCGCCTCCCGCGTCTGCGCGCCCACAAGGCCGCCAAGGGCGCCGACGTGCCCTTCGAGGACGAGCGATTTGCCTATCTCGTGGCGGTGCGGCCCGGCATCGCCGTCACGCCGGCGGCGGCGCGCATCCTGCGCCCGCCTCGCGCCGACAAGGCCGGCACGACCTTCGCGCTCTGCACACCCGCGGGCGCCGTCTCGCGCACCGTGCCGAGCCGCGACCGCGATCATCACCGCTTGACGCGCCGGCTCGGATGGGGCGACGCTTTCGACATCGAGCCCCCGGAACCGCCATGA
- a CDS encoding cysteine rich repeat-containing protein — protein MTRQTVIALALMSALAPLPAFAQGENLSFSQRMSIYRACKPDLDAKCPSAGTDSARVSACLRSNQAQLSQSCTTAIRQAGLR, from the coding sequence ATGACACGCCAGACCGTCATCGCCCTCGCCCTCATGTCCGCTCTCGCGCCGCTGCCGGCCTTCGCCCAGGGCGAGAATCTGTCCTTCTCGCAGCGCATGAGCATCTACCGCGCCTGCAAACCGGACCTCGACGCCAAGTGCCCGAGCGCCGGCACGGATTCGGCCAGGGTTTCGGCCTGCCTGCGCAGCAACCAGGCGCAGCTCTCGCAGTCCTGCACCACGGCGATCCGCCAGGCCGGCCTGCGCTGA
- a CDS encoding DMT family transporter has product MLVMPWLWAVFTVIAAAAQTARNALQRSLTERLGTIGATHVRFLYGFPFALIFLGLVHLAVPARAPSVSAPFIAWTLAGALAQIGATALMLAAMRERSFVVTTAYTKTEPVLVALFGVVLLGDHLTGWAWSAILVATSGIVLMSWKPGTEQSLRPAVLGIVSAALFGLASVGFRGAIRTLDTESFLLAATTTLAWSLFIQTAVLTAYLAVMDRPGLMTIFRAWRPSVAAGFLGAFASQFWFLAFALETVAKVRTLALVEVLFAGIVSGAIIKQATSPREGLAIALIVGGVALLLSLG; this is encoded by the coding sequence ATGCTCGTCATGCCCTGGCTCTGGGCCGTCTTCACCGTCATCGCGGCCGCCGCCCAGACGGCGCGCAACGCCCTGCAGCGCAGCCTCACAGAGCGTCTCGGCACGATCGGCGCCACCCATGTGCGCTTCCTCTACGGCTTTCCCTTCGCGCTGATCTTCCTCGGGCTGGTCCATCTCGCCGTTCCCGCCCGTGCCCCGTCGGTCTCCGCACCCTTCATCGCCTGGACGCTCGCCGGCGCCCTGGCGCAGATCGGCGCGACGGCGCTGATGCTCGCCGCCATGCGCGAACGCTCCTTCGTCGTCACCACCGCCTATACCAAGACGGAACCGGTCCTCGTCGCCCTCTTCGGCGTCGTCCTGCTCGGCGATCACCTGACCGGCTGGGCCTGGAGCGCCATCCTGGTCGCCACCAGCGGCATCGTCCTCATGTCCTGGAAGCCGGGCACCGAACAGTCCCTGCGCCCGGCGGTGCTCGGCATCGTCTCGGCGGCGCTGTTCGGCCTGGCATCCGTGGGGTTCCGCGGCGCCATCCGCACGCTCGACACCGAGAGCTTCCTGCTCGCCGCCACCACCACCCTCGCCTGGAGCCTCTTCATCCAGACGGCGGTGCTCACCGCCTATCTCGCCGTCATGGACCGGCCGGGCCTGATGACGATCTTCCGCGCCTGGCGGCCCTCCGTCGCGGCCGGATTCCTCGGCGCCTTCGCCTCGCAGTTCTGGTTTCTCGCCTTCGCCCTGGAGACGGTCGCCAAGGTGCGCACCCTCGCCCTGGTCGAGGTGCTCTTCGCCGGCATCGTCTCGGGCGCCATCATCAAGCAGGCGACGAGCCCCCGCGAAGGTCTCGCCATCGCCCTGATCGTCGGCGGCGTCGCCCTGCTGCTCAGTCTCGGCTGA
- a CDS encoding 5-(carboxyamino)imidazole ribonucleotide synthase, translating into MSDRSVGPDQIIGILGGGQLGRMLALAGARLGLRCQIFAPEPESPAFDVVRRITEADYSDEEALARFAGDVDIVTYEFENVPARAADFLASRLPVRPGPMALTVSQDRIREKTFARECGLAVPDFAPINSVDDLVQALETIGRPAVLKTRRFGYDGKGQVVIRAGDDPARALAAIGHQPAILEAFVPFEREISVLVVRGADGEIRHYDPVENVHRGGILRTSTVPAAIDVSLGARAALTGTVLAEKLDYVGVLAVELFVTRDSQLLLNEMAPRVHNSGHWTEAACHCSQFENHMRAVAGLPLGSTSRHSDAVMQNLIGDNVETWRRLAAEEGSVLHLYGKRDQREGRKMGHVTRLSPLSRD; encoded by the coding sequence ATGTCTGACCGCTCGGTCGGCCCCGACCAGATCATCGGCATCCTCGGCGGCGGCCAGCTCGGCCGCATGCTGGCGCTCGCCGGCGCACGGCTCGGCCTGCGCTGCCAGATTTTCGCCCCCGAGCCGGAGAGCCCGGCCTTCGACGTCGTCCGCCGCATCACCGAGGCGGACTATTCCGACGAGGAGGCTCTGGCCCGTTTCGCCGGCGACGTCGACATCGTCACCTATGAATTCGAGAACGTGCCGGCGCGAGCCGCCGATTTCCTGGCGAGCCGCCTGCCGGTGCGGCCCGGACCGATGGCGCTCACGGTCTCTCAGGACCGCATTCGGGAGAAGACCTTCGCCCGGGAATGCGGCCTGGCCGTGCCCGATTTCGCGCCCATCAATTCGGTCGACGACCTCGTGCAGGCGCTGGAGACGATCGGCCGGCCCGCCGTTCTGAAGACCCGCCGCTTCGGCTATGACGGCAAGGGGCAGGTGGTCATCCGGGCCGGCGACGATCCGGCGCGGGCGCTCGCCGCCATCGGCCACCAGCCGGCGATCCTGGAAGCCTTCGTGCCCTTCGAGCGCGAGATCTCGGTGCTCGTCGTTCGCGGTGCCGACGGCGAGATCCGCCACTACGACCCGGTGGAGAACGTCCACCGTGGCGGCATCCTGCGGACCTCAACGGTTCCGGCCGCGATCGACGTGTCGCTCGGCGCACGTGCCGCGCTCACCGGCACGGTGCTGGCGGAGAAGCTCGATTATGTCGGCGTGCTCGCCGTGGAGCTCTTCGTGACCCGCGACAGCCAGTTGCTGCTCAACGAGATGGCGCCGCGCGTCCACAATTCCGGCCACTGGACGGAAGCCGCCTGCCATTGCTCCCAGTTCGAGAACCACATGCGGGCCGTCGCCGGCCTGCCGCTCGGTTCGACCTCGCGCCATTCCGACGCGGTGATGCAGAACCTCATCGGCGACAATGTCGAGACCTGGCGGCGCCTCGCGGCCGAGGAGGGCAGCGTGCTGCACCTCTATGGCAAGCGCGACCAGCGCGAGGGCCGAAAGATGGGACACGTCACGCGGTTGTCGCCGCTCAGCCGAGACTGA
- the purE gene encoding 5-(carboxyamino)imidazole ribonucleotide mutase, translated as MPETAASGGKPVAIIMGSQSDWATMRHAAEILAGLDIGHEALIVSAHRTPDRLYDFARSARDRGFKIIIAGAGGAAHLPGMAAALTPLPVFGVPVESKALSGVDSLHSIVQMPGGIPVGTLAIGKPGAINAALLAAAVLALNDPDLAGRLDAYRARQTAAIAERPRDDV; from the coding sequence ATGCCGGAGACGGCCGCGAGCGGGGGCAAGCCCGTCGCCATCATCATGGGGTCCCAGTCCGACTGGGCGACCATGCGTCATGCCGCCGAGATCCTGGCCGGCCTCGACATCGGCCACGAGGCGCTGATCGTCTCCGCGCACCGCACCCCGGACCGGCTCTACGACTTCGCCCGCTCGGCCCGCGACAGGGGCTTCAAGATCATCATCGCCGGGGCCGGTGGCGCCGCGCATCTGCCGGGCATGGCGGCGGCGCTCACGCCGCTTCCCGTTTTCGGCGTGCCGGTGGAGAGCAAGGCGCTGTCGGGCGTCGATTCGCTCCATTCTATCGTGCAGATGCCGGGCGGCATCCCCGTGGGGACCCTGGCCATCGGCAAGCCCGGCGCCATCAACGCGGCGCTGCTGGCGGCCGCGGTCCTCGCCCTCAACGACCCGGACCTCGCGGGCCGGCTCGACGCCTATCGCGCGCGCCAGACGGCCGCCATCGCGGAGCGACCCCGTGACGATGTCTGA
- a CDS encoding YdcH family protein — protein sequence MASNDIDEREALAELERLRQEHRDLDAAIDALARMPVADRLQIQRLKKRKLVLRDRIAFLDDLLTPDIIA from the coding sequence ATGGCATCGAACGACATCGACGAGCGCGAGGCGCTGGCGGAACTGGAGCGGCTGAGACAGGAACATCGCGACCTCGACGCGGCCATCGACGCCCTGGCGCGCATGCCGGTGGCAGACCGCCTGCAGATCCAGCGGCTGAAGAAGCGCAAGCTGGTGCTGCGCGACCGCATCGCCTTCCTGGACGACCTGCTGACGCCCGACATCATTGCCTGA
- a CDS encoding YdcH family protein: MSLQSHLAELEKRHEALDRQLSQVVARPSSPDAEITELKRRKLQLKDEIERLRANSLH, from the coding sequence ATGAGCTTGCAGTCGCACCTCGCGGAACTCGAAAAGCGTCATGAGGCACTCGACCGGCAGTTGAGCCAGGTCGTCGCCCGTCCATCCTCCCCGGATGCGGAGATCACGGAGCTGAAGCGGCGGAAGCTGCAGTTGAAGGACGAAATCGAGCGCCTGAGGGCGAATTCGCTCCATTAG
- a CDS encoding cytochrome b — translation MSQADVYSTPHRIIHWATAALIIGLVPIGIYMSSIPYPPNPGANPALKNSLYEWHKSFGLVVLLLAVARVALKVTQGTPPPVPTLTTFQRIASAATHHLLYVLIFLVPFLGWLATSMCYGPVNLFWTIPVTLPFSGQESTCAGIYRVHFGTAVLMTLLVFAHVGAALMHLVVFKDGVFRRMWP, via the coding sequence ATGTCGCAGGCCGATGTCTATTCGACGCCCCATCGGATCATCCACTGGGCCACCGCCGCGCTCATCATCGGCCTGGTGCCGATCGGCATCTACATGTCAAGCATTCCCTATCCGCCCAACCCGGGCGCGAATCCTGCGCTGAAGAACAGCCTCTACGAGTGGCACAAGTCCTTCGGCCTCGTCGTCCTGCTACTTGCGGTGGCGCGGGTGGCGCTGAAGGTCACGCAGGGGACGCCGCCGCCGGTGCCGACCCTGACCACATTCCAGCGCATCGCCTCGGCGGCGACCCACCACCTGCTCTACGTGCTGATCTTCCTGGTGCCCTTCCTCGGCTGGCTCGCCACCTCCATGTGCTACGGGCCGGTCAACCTGTTCTGGACCATTCCGGTGACGCTGCCGTTCTCCGGGCAGGAAAGCACCTGTGCGGGTATCTACCGCGTCCATTTCGGCACCGCCGTGTTGATGACGCTGCTTGTCTTCGCCCATGTGGGGGCAGCGCTCATGCACCTCGTCGTCTTCAAGGACGGCGTGTTCCGGCGGATGTGGCCCTGA
- the ribA gene encoding GTP cyclohydrolase II RibA yields the protein MDTSGILGGAADIVRAQVERAIAELRAARPVMIGSAGRAVLVFGVDGLDHGAAEAAARLSPTMAHLVLPAARLRRLGLDRSAPARVALPQIDAGRIECLALTVEARIDAPVSPVDDLDEAALELARLALVVPAVVMVPLATGSAAPGHVLAVEATAIGDFRKLEARLIRIVGRAPVPLEGAPETEFVVFRGGEGLRDQVAIVIGKPDPTQPVPVRLHSACLTGDLFGSLKCDCGDQLRDTVEWMAKNGGGVLLYLDQEGRGNGIANKMRAYRLQSLGWDTYDADEVLGFDLDQRRFDFAAEMLKQLGIRSIDVMTNNPVKIAAMAEAGIEVRSERRVIGRATDENVRYLTSKRDRAGHAIDADALIASLASRK from the coding sequence ATGGACACTTCCGGAATTCTCGGCGGCGCGGCCGATATCGTCCGGGCCCAGGTCGAACGGGCCATTGCCGAGCTGCGCGCCGCCCGACCGGTGATGATCGGCAGCGCCGGGCGGGCCGTGCTCGTCTTCGGCGTCGACGGCCTCGACCACGGCGCGGCGGAAGCTGCCGCACGCCTCAGCCCCACCATGGCCCATCTGGTGCTGCCGGCAGCCCGTCTGCGCCGCCTCGGCCTCGACCGCTCGGCCCCCGCCCGCGTCGCCCTGCCGCAGATCGACGCCGGACGGATCGAATGCCTCGCGCTCACCGTCGAGGCGCGGATCGACGCGCCGGTCTCTCCCGTCGACGACCTCGACGAGGCCGCGCTCGAACTCGCCCGTCTCGCCCTCGTCGTGCCGGCCGTGGTGATGGTGCCGCTGGCCACCGGCAGCGCCGCTCCCGGTCATGTCCTCGCGGTCGAGGCGACGGCGATCGGTGATTTCCGCAAGCTCGAGGCCCGGCTCATCCGCATCGTCGGCCGCGCACCGGTGCCTCTGGAAGGTGCCCCGGAAACCGAGTTCGTCGTGTTCCGCGGCGGCGAGGGCCTGCGCGACCAGGTCGCCATCGTCATCGGCAAGCCCGATCCAACCCAGCCGGTGCCGGTGCGCCTGCATTCGGCCTGCCTCACCGGCGATCTCTTCGGCTCGCTGAAATGCGATTGCGGCGACCAGCTCCGCGACACGGTCGAGTGGATGGCGAAGAACGGCGGCGGCGTGCTGCTCTATCTCGACCAGGAAGGCCGCGGCAACGGCATCGCCAACAAGATGCGCGCCTACCGGCTGCAGTCGCTCGGCTGGGACACCTATGACGCCGACGAGGTCCTCGGCTTCGACCTCGACCAGCGCCGCTTCGACTTCGCGGCGGAGATGTTGAAGCAGCTCGGCATCCGCTCCATCGACGTCATGACCAACAATCCGGTCAAGATCGCCGCCATGGCGGAGGCCGGGATCGAGGTGCGCTCGGAGCGGCGCGTCATCGGCCGCGCGACGGACGAGAACGTCCGCTACCTCACCTCCAAGCGCGACCGCGCCGGCCACGCCATCGATGCCGACGCGCTCATTGCCAGCCTCGCCTCCCGCAAATAG
- a CDS encoding LamB/YcsF family protein, protein MTAVDLNSDMGEGFGPWKMGDDEAMLSIVSSANVACGWHAGDPLIMHRTAEIAKAKGVSIGAHPGFGDLWGFGRRVIRGDSMSDLEKQIAYQVGAMQALAVMAGHKVTHVKTHGALGNMTNDDDDMAMAVGRAIKAVDRDLVYVVMPGLSTERAAAKLGLPMAREVFADRTYDDSGNLTSRKVEGAVIHDAALAAARVLRMVQDQEVVTVTGKRLKVGIDTICVHGDNPAAVAMARTVRETLETAGVAIRPFKAG, encoded by the coding sequence ATGACAGCCGTCGATCTCAATTCGGACATGGGCGAGGGCTTCGGCCCCTGGAAGATGGGCGACGACGAGGCGATGCTTTCCATCGTCTCCTCGGCCAACGTCGCCTGCGGCTGGCACGCCGGGGACCCGCTGATCATGCACCGCACCGCCGAGATCGCGAAGGCCAAGGGCGTCTCCATCGGCGCCCATCCCGGCTTCGGCGATCTCTGGGGGTTCGGCCGGCGAGTGATCCGCGGCGACAGCATGTCCGACCTCGAGAAACAGATCGCCTACCAGGTCGGCGCGATGCAGGCGCTGGCCGTCATGGCCGGCCACAAGGTCACCCATGTGAAGACCCACGGCGCCCTCGGCAACATGACCAATGACGACGACGACATGGCCATGGCGGTCGGCCGCGCCATCAAGGCTGTGGACCGGGACCTCGTCTATGTGGTCATGCCGGGCCTCTCGACCGAACGCGCGGCGGCCAAGCTCGGCCTGCCGATGGCGCGAGAGGTCTTCGCCGACCGCACCTATGACGACAGCGGCAACCTCACGAGCCGCAAGGTGGAGGGCGCGGTCATCCACGACGCCGCTCTCGCCGCAGCCCGGGTGCTGCGCATGGTTCAGGACCAGGAGGTCGTCACGGTCACCGGCAAGCGCCTGAAGGTCGGCATCGACACCATCTGCGTCCACGGCGACAACCCCGCCGCCGTCGCCATGGCGCGGACGGTGCGCGAGACGCTGGAAACGGCCGGCGTCGCCATCCGGCCGTTCAAGGCCGGCTGA